A genomic segment from Variovorax paradoxus B4 encodes:
- a CDS encoding DUF4870 family protein translates to MANDIVNVEPDDSLKTWGWVSYILHLIVAIGAVLPGAQASVALLLVALVVDFVKRDDAAGTWQATHFSWRIRSVLWAGLLYIVTSWLWLLFLVPGWIAWSLISLWFLYRIVKGMIRMNDSRPMEPKDVI, encoded by the coding sequence ATGGCCAACGACATCGTGAATGTGGAACCCGACGACTCGCTCAAGACCTGGGGCTGGGTCAGCTATATCCTGCACCTGATCGTGGCCATTGGCGCCGTCCTGCCTGGAGCGCAGGCCTCGGTGGCCCTGCTGCTGGTCGCGCTGGTGGTCGATTTCGTCAAGCGCGACGACGCGGCCGGCACCTGGCAGGCCACGCATTTCAGCTGGCGCATCCGCTCGGTGCTGTGGGCGGGCCTGCTGTACATCGTGACCTCGTGGCTCTGGTTGCTCTTTCTCGTGCCGGGCTGGATTGCCTGGAGCCTGATTTCGCTGTGGTTTCTCTACCGGATCGTGAAAGGCATGATCCGCATGAACGACAGCCGTCCCATGGAACCCAAAGATGTCATCTGA
- a CDS encoding histidine triad nucleotide-binding protein: MSSDPNCVFCKIIEGKIPSRKVYEDDELFGFHDIAPWAPVHFMLVPKRHIASMAQLTPDDAALMGRIMTLAPKLALEQGCRPYPEGGYRVLVNTGTEGGQEVHHLHVHVMGGPRPWLRG, from the coding sequence ATGTCATCTGATCCGAACTGCGTCTTCTGCAAAATCATCGAAGGCAAGATTCCTTCGCGCAAGGTCTACGAGGACGACGAGCTGTTCGGTTTTCACGACATCGCCCCCTGGGCGCCGGTGCATTTCATGCTGGTGCCCAAGCGGCACATCGCCTCGATGGCGCAACTCACCCCCGATGACGCCGCGCTGATGGGCAGGATCATGACGCTGGCCCCCAAGCTTGCGCTGGAGCAGGGCTGCAGGCCCTATCCGGAGGGCGGATACCGGGTGCTCGTCAACACCGGCACGGAGGGTGGACAGGAGGTCCACCATCTCCATGTCCACGTCATGGGCGGCCCCCGTCCATGGCTGCGCGGCTGA
- the tatA gene encoding Sec-independent protein translocase subunit TatA, whose protein sequence is MGSFSIWHWLIVLLVVVMIFGTKKLRNMGSDLGGAVKGFKDGMKDGSTTDAPAASSAPAAQVTGQPASSDKSAIDVEARQKS, encoded by the coding sequence ATGGGTTCTTTTTCTATCTGGCACTGGCTGATCGTGCTGCTCGTCGTGGTCATGATCTTCGGCACCAAGAAGCTGCGGAACATGGGTTCCGACCTTGGTGGCGCCGTCAAGGGCTTCAAGGACGGCATGAAGGACGGCAGCACCACCGATGCACCCGCCGCTTCGTCGGCTCCCGCAGCGCAAGTGACCGGCCAGCCGGCCAGCAGCGACAAGTCCGCGATCGACGTCGAAGCGCGTCAGAAGTCCTGA
- the tatB gene encoding Sec-independent protein translocase protein TatB, with translation MLDLGIEKLALIGVVALIVIGPEKLPRVARTVGTLLGKAQRYVNDVKAEVNRSMELDELRKMKGTMEDAARDVEQSIHSGASELEKQFSGSGETLSALAEPEPAVPEYRHPRKNWRLKQGATPQWYKARNGVRTKALSGAARVARFRPHKIN, from the coding sequence GTGCTCGACCTCGGCATTGAGAAGCTGGCGCTCATCGGCGTCGTGGCTCTGATCGTCATCGGGCCGGAAAAGCTGCCCCGGGTGGCGCGCACCGTCGGCACCCTGCTGGGCAAGGCGCAGCGCTACGTGAACGACGTCAAGGCTGAAGTCAACCGCTCGATGGAGCTGGACGAACTGCGCAAGATGAAGGGCACGATGGAAGATGCCGCGCGAGACGTCGAGCAGAGCATCCACAGTGGCGCAAGCGAACTCGAGAAGCAGTTCTCCGGCTCGGGCGAAACGCTTTCGGCCCTGGCCGAACCGGAGCCCGCGGTGCCGGAGTACAGGCATCCCCGCAAGAACTGGCGCCTGAAGCAGGGCGCCACGCCGCAGTGGTACAAGGCGCGCAACGGCGTGCGCACCAAGGCGCTTTCGGGTGCCGCGCGCGTCGCCCGCTTCCGTCCCCACAAGATCAACTAG
- the tatC gene encoding twin-arginine translocase subunit TatC, with the protein MADSDNKNKDAEDELAGTEQPFVQHLVELRDRLLYCVYGLAVAGILLAIWPGPGGLIDLIAMPIRAHMPPDAKLIAIGVFSPFFVPLKVLMMTAVLLALPWLMYQAWMFVAPGLYSHEKRFALPLIFFGSLLAYAGIAFVQFFVLDKMFSFIQKFTPAAVAATPDISSYVEAILSLYIAFGVAFQVPIVVMLLVRFEMVTIEKLKSFRGYFIVVAFVVAAVLTPPDVVSQLALAVPMCLLYEVGIIGARYFAGSKKSSEEEEESADSSASS; encoded by the coding sequence ATGGCCGATTCCGACAACAAGAACAAAGACGCAGAAGACGAGCTGGCGGGCACCGAACAACCGTTCGTGCAGCATCTGGTCGAACTGCGCGACCGGTTGCTCTATTGCGTCTACGGCCTGGCGGTCGCGGGCATACTGCTGGCCATCTGGCCCGGCCCGGGCGGGCTGATCGACCTGATCGCGATGCCGATCCGCGCGCACATGCCGCCGGACGCCAAGCTCATCGCCATTGGCGTGTTCTCGCCGTTCTTCGTGCCGCTCAAGGTGCTCATGATGACGGCGGTGCTGCTGGCGCTGCCATGGCTCATGTACCAGGCCTGGATGTTCGTTGCGCCGGGGCTCTACAGCCATGAGAAGCGTTTTGCGCTGCCGCTCATCTTCTTCGGCAGCCTGCTGGCCTATGCGGGCATCGCCTTCGTGCAGTTCTTCGTGCTGGACAAGATGTTCAGCTTCATCCAGAAGTTCACGCCCGCGGCGGTGGCGGCCACGCCCGACATCTCCTCGTATGTCGAAGCCATTCTCTCGCTCTACATCGCGTTCGGCGTCGCCTTCCAGGTGCCCATCGTCGTGATGCTGCTGGTGCGCTTCGAGATGGTCACCATCGAGAAGCTGAAGTCGTTCCGCGGTTACTTCATCGTGGTGGCCTTCGTGGTGGCCGCGGTGCTCACGCCGCCCGACGTGGTGTCGCAGCTCGCGCTGGCGGTGCCGATGTGCCTGCTCTACGAGGTGGGCATCATCGGCGCACGCTATTTCGCCGGCAGCAAGAAATCATCCGAAGAGGAAGAAGAAAGCGCCGATTCGTCGGCGTCTTCCTGA
- a CDS encoding trypsin-like peptidase domain-containing protein, producing the protein MKRTWLLFAQAVTVLLAAYFVVATLKPEWINRRATSLGGVVSIVEAPAGAPSVPVAGSLSAAAKKASPAVVSINTSKAAQRHPRSNDPWFRFFFGDQGDQPQVGLGSGVIVSADGYILTNNHVVEGADEIEVTLNDSRHARGKVIGTDPDTDLAVLKIEMDKLPAIVLGNSDELQVGDQVLAIGNPFGVGQTVTSGIVSALGRNQLGINNFENFIQTDAAINPGNSGGALIDVNGNLQGVNTAIYSRSGGSMGIGFAIPVSMAKIVLEGIVKDGQVRRGWIGVEPNELSPELAETFGVKADAGVIITGVLQNGPAAKAGIRPGDVITSVGEKKTDNVQALLTAVAGLKPGSSARFALQRGTDKMELDVTPGLRPKSPMRQVPNQPE; encoded by the coding sequence ATGAAACGCACCTGGCTGCTCTTTGCCCAAGCCGTGACCGTCCTTTTGGCGGCCTACTTCGTTGTTGCAACACTCAAACCCGAGTGGATCAACCGCCGCGCCACTTCCCTGGGTGGCGTGGTGTCGATCGTCGAGGCCCCGGCTGGCGCCCCGTCCGTGCCGGTGGCCGGCAGCCTGAGCGCGGCGGCCAAGAAGGCCTCGCCGGCGGTCGTGAGCATCAACACCAGCAAGGCCGCGCAGCGCCATCCCCGCAGCAACGATCCGTGGTTCCGCTTTTTCTTCGGCGACCAGGGCGACCAGCCCCAGGTCGGCCTGGGCAGCGGCGTGATCGTGAGCGCCGACGGCTACATCCTGACCAACAATCACGTGGTCGAAGGCGCGGACGAAATCGAGGTCACGCTCAACGACAGCCGCCACGCGCGTGGCAAGGTGATCGGCACCGATCCGGACACCGACCTTGCCGTGCTCAAGATCGAAATGGACAAGCTGCCCGCGATCGTGCTGGGCAATTCCGACGAACTCCAGGTGGGCGACCAGGTGCTGGCCATCGGCAATCCCTTCGGCGTGGGACAGACGGTCACCAGCGGCATCGTCTCGGCGCTGGGGCGCAACCAGCTCGGCATCAACAACTTCGAGAACTTCATCCAGACCGACGCGGCCATCAATCCCGGCAATTCGGGCGGTGCGCTGATCGATGTGAACGGCAACCTGCAGGGCGTCAACACCGCCATCTACTCGCGCTCGGGCGGCAGCATGGGCATCGGCTTCGCGATTCCGGTTTCCATGGCGAAGATCGTGCTCGAAGGCATCGTGAAGGACGGCCAGGTGCGCCGCGGCTGGATCGGCGTCGAGCCGAACGAACTCTCGCCCGAGCTGGCCGAAACCTTCGGCGTGAAAGCGGATGCCGGCGTCATCATCACCGGCGTGCTGCAGAACGGCCCCGCGGCCAAGGCCGGCATCCGCCCGGGCGACGTGATCACCTCGGTCGGCGAAAAGAAGACCGACAACGTGCAGGCCCTGCTGACCGCCGTGGCCGGCCTCAAGCCCGGCAGCAGCGCGCGCTTCGCGCTGCAGCGCGGCACCGACAAGATGGAACTGGACGTGACGCCGGGCCTGCGGCCCAAGAGCCCGATGCGGCAGGTGCCGAACCAGCCCGAATGA
- a CDS encoding MFS transporter codes for MTSHAISPDGAQPAPARTLGARDYKTLALSALGGTLEFYDFVIYVFFATVLGALFFPADMPDWLRQLQTFGIFAAGYLARPVGGIVIAHFGDLLGRKRMFTLSIFLMAAPTLVIGLLPTYASIGIAAPLLLLAMRVLQGAAIGGEMPGAWVFIGEHVPAQRYGFGIGMLTSGITGGILLGSLVAVAINRHYSPAEVSGFAWRIPFVLGGVFGLVSVYLRRFLHETPVFKELADRKTVARELPLRTVLREHRAASVYVALLTWVLSAAIVVVVLYTPTYLQKVHHIQPALALEANALATLTLTIGCVLAGWASDRIGTRAVMLIGWGGLFATAYLFYTGLPGTPATLFWHYGLVGLFVGTIATVPIAGVRAFPAPVRFTGLSFAYNMSYAVFGGLTPVILTLWLPHDTMAPAHYVAVLAGLGFVLALWPLAARGHAMRDGIGSATMAR; via the coding sequence ATGACTTCTCACGCAATCTCCCCGGACGGCGCACAGCCGGCGCCGGCGCGCACGCTCGGCGCGCGCGACTACAAGACCCTGGCCCTGTCCGCTCTCGGCGGAACGCTGGAGTTCTACGACTTCGTCATCTACGTGTTCTTCGCCACGGTGCTGGGCGCGCTTTTCTTCCCCGCCGACATGCCCGACTGGCTGCGCCAGCTCCAGACTTTCGGCATCTTTGCAGCCGGCTACCTGGCCCGGCCGGTGGGCGGCATCGTCATCGCGCATTTCGGCGACCTGCTCGGGCGCAAGCGCATGTTCACGCTGTCGATCTTCCTGATGGCGGCGCCCACGCTGGTCATCGGCCTCCTGCCCACCTACGCGAGCATCGGCATCGCCGCACCCTTGCTGCTGCTGGCGATGCGCGTGCTGCAGGGCGCGGCGATCGGCGGCGAAATGCCCGGCGCCTGGGTGTTCATCGGCGAGCACGTGCCGGCGCAGCGCTACGGCTTCGGCATCGGCATGCTGACCTCGGGCATCACGGGCGGCATCCTGCTGGGCTCGCTGGTCGCCGTGGCCATCAACCGCCACTATTCGCCGGCGGAGGTGAGCGGCTTTGCCTGGCGCATTCCCTTCGTGCTGGGCGGCGTGTTCGGCCTCGTCTCGGTGTACCTGCGCCGCTTCCTGCACGAGACACCGGTCTTCAAGGAGCTGGCAGACCGCAAGACCGTGGCGCGCGAGCTGCCGCTGCGCACCGTGCTGCGCGAGCACCGCGCCGCCAGCGTCTACGTGGCGCTGCTGACCTGGGTGCTGTCGGCCGCGATCGTCGTGGTGGTGCTGTACACGCCCACCTACCTGCAGAAGGTGCACCACATTCAGCCCGCGCTGGCGCTGGAAGCCAATGCCCTCGCCACGCTGACGCTGACCATCGGCTGCGTGCTGGCCGGCTGGGCCAGCGACCGCATCGGCACGCGCGCCGTGATGCTCATCGGCTGGGGCGGGTTGTTCGCAACGGCCTACCTCTTCTACACGGGCCTGCCCGGCACGCCGGCCACGCTGTTCTGGCACTACGGCCTGGTGGGATTGTTCGTGGGCACCATCGCCACGGTGCCGATTGCGGGCGTGCGCGCGTTTCCGGCGCCGGTGCGCTTCACGGGGCTTTCGTTCGCCTACAACATGTCGTATGCCGTGTTCGGCGGCCTGACGCCCGTGATCCTCACGCTTTGGCTGCCGCACGACACCATGGCGCCGGCGCACTACGTCGCCGTGCTGGCCGGGCTGGGTTTCGTGCTGGCCCTGTGGCCATTGGCGGCGCGCGGCCATGCGATGCGCGACGGCATCGGGAGCGCGACAATGGCGCGATGA
- a CDS encoding Nif3-like dinuclear metal center hexameric protein has translation MSTTRHELLHAFDLLLAPSRFKDYGPNGLQVEGRTVVRKIVSGVTASRALIEAAIHAEADAIFVHHGLFWRGQDGCVTGWMKQRLSLLLGDDVNLFAYHLPLDAHPELGNNAQLGLQLGLLAHAGSAGRFGDQELGFLGALENAESFPSAKALAAHAEKVLKRPVTLVDTAHRPIKNIAWCTGGAQGYFEAAIAAGADAFITGEISEPQAHYAREMGVAFLACGHHATERYGAQAVAAHVAAQLGLKHEFIDIDNPA, from the coding sequence ATGAGCACCACTCGCCATGAATTGCTGCATGCCTTCGACCTGCTCCTTGCGCCGTCGCGCTTCAAGGACTACGGACCCAATGGCCTGCAGGTCGAGGGCCGCACCGTGGTGCGGAAGATCGTCTCCGGCGTGACGGCGAGCCGCGCGCTCATCGAGGCCGCCATCCATGCCGAGGCCGACGCCATCTTCGTGCACCACGGCCTGTTCTGGCGCGGCCAGGACGGCTGTGTCACCGGCTGGATGAAGCAGCGCCTGAGCCTGCTGCTCGGCGACGACGTCAACCTGTTCGCCTATCACCTGCCGCTCGATGCGCATCCGGAGCTTGGCAACAACGCGCAGCTCGGACTGCAGCTCGGGTTGCTCGCCCATGCCGGATCGGCCGGGCGCTTTGGCGACCAGGAGCTCGGCTTCCTGGGCGCACTCGAAAACGCAGAGAGCTTTCCCAGCGCCAAGGCGCTGGCCGCGCATGCGGAAAAGGTGCTGAAGCGGCCCGTCACTCTCGTGGATACGGCGCACCGTCCCATCAAGAACATTGCGTGGTGCACAGGTGGCGCCCAGGGCTACTTCGAGGCCGCGATCGCTGCCGGCGCCGATGCCTTCATCACCGGCGAGATCTCCGAGCCCCAGGCTCACTATGCCCGCGAGATGGGCGTCGCCTTCCTGGCCTGCGGGCACCATGCCACCGAGCGCTATGGTGCCCAGGCGGTGGCCGCGCACGTGGCGGCCCAGCTCGGGCTGAAGCACGAGTTCATCGACATCGACAATCCGGCATGA
- the pdxA gene encoding 4-hydroxythreonine-4-phosphate dehydrogenase PdxA gives MSGAASSIAITLGDPAGIGPEIIAKAFRQAPDATRGAFVAGDVATMRRASQSLASPGQPAWPVAQIEHIAEAAAVPPGCIPVLQVVAAPAENIVLGRISAEAGRVAGDCVVWAARAALRGEIAAIVTAPLHKEALAAAGFPYPGHTELLQAEAAAHAGVAVDDMPVRMMLANDELRTVLVSIHMSLRDAITAVSFGSVLETLRITHRALHRVLGRVPRIGVAGLNPHAGEGGLFGSEERDIIAPAIAAARAEGIDADGPHAPDTIFMRARARPGVPGSGEFDVVIAMYHDQGLIPVKYLGVEKGVNVTLGLPLVRTSPDHGTAFDIAGTGRADASSLVEALRMARTLAGA, from the coding sequence ATGAGCGGCGCGGCGTCTTCCATCGCCATCACGCTCGGCGACCCGGCGGGCATCGGCCCGGAAATCATCGCCAAGGCCTTCCGCCAGGCGCCCGACGCCACGCGCGGCGCTTTCGTGGCCGGCGACGTGGCCACGATGCGCCGGGCATCGCAGTCGCTGGCGTCCCCGGGGCAACCCGCCTGGCCCGTGGCGCAGATCGAGCACATCGCCGAAGCGGCCGCGGTGCCGCCGGGCTGCATTCCCGTGCTGCAGGTGGTGGCCGCGCCGGCGGAAAACATCGTGCTGGGCCGGATCAGCGCCGAAGCCGGCCGCGTGGCCGGCGACTGCGTGGTCTGGGCTGCCCGCGCCGCATTGCGGGGCGAGATCGCCGCCATCGTCACGGCGCCGCTGCACAAGGAAGCACTGGCCGCGGCCGGGTTTCCCTACCCCGGCCATACCGAGCTGCTGCAGGCCGAGGCCGCCGCGCACGCGGGAGTCGCTGTGGACGACATGCCGGTGCGCATGATGCTGGCCAACGACGAGTTGCGCACCGTGCTGGTGAGCATTCACATGTCGTTGCGCGACGCCATCACGGCCGTGAGCTTCGGCAGCGTGCTGGAGACGCTGCGCATCACCCACCGTGCCTTGCATCGCGTGCTCGGCCGGGTGCCACGCATCGGCGTGGCCGGGCTCAACCCGCATGCGGGCGAGGGCGGCCTGTTCGGTTCCGAAGAGCGCGACATCATTGCGCCGGCCATTGCGGCCGCCCGTGCCGAGGGCATCGACGCCGACGGGCCTCACGCGCCCGACACCATCTTCATGCGCGCGCGCGCCAGGCCCGGGGTGCCGGGGAGCGGCGAGTTCGACGTGGTGATCGCCATGTACCACGACCAGGGCCTGATCCCGGTCAAGTACCTTGGCGTGGAGAAGGGTGTGAACGTGACCTTGGGCCTGCCGCTGGTGCGCACCAGCCCCGACCATGGCACCGCATTCGATATTGCGGGCACCGGCCGGGCCGATGCGTCGAGCCTCGTCGAGGCGCTGCGCATGGCCAGAACGCTGGCGGGCGCCTGA
- the mscL gene encoding large conductance mechanosensitive channel protein MscL: MSILSEFKEFAVKGNVIDLAVGVIIGAAFGKIVDSLVADIIMPLVGLVFGKLDFSNLYVVLGSAPAGVANSLAELKKAGVPVLAYGNFITIAVNFFILAFIIFMMVKQINRLRKTQADAPSAPVAPPEDIALLREIRDSLKRP, from the coding sequence ATGAGCATCCTCAGTGAGTTCAAGGAATTTGCCGTCAAGGGCAACGTGATCGATCTCGCGGTCGGCGTGATCATTGGTGCGGCGTTCGGGAAGATCGTCGACTCCCTCGTTGCGGACATCATCATGCCGCTCGTCGGGCTGGTGTTCGGCAAGCTGGATTTCTCGAATCTGTACGTGGTGCTGGGCTCCGCGCCGGCGGGCGTCGCCAACAGCCTGGCCGAACTCAAGAAGGCGGGGGTGCCGGTGCTGGCCTATGGCAACTTCATCACCATCGCGGTCAACTTCTTCATCCTCGCCTTCATCATCTTCATGATGGTCAAGCAGATCAACAGGCTGCGCAAAACCCAGGCGGATGCTCCCTCGGCACCGGTGGCACCGCCGGAAGACATCGCTCTCCTGCGCGAAATCCGCGACAGCCTGAAGCGCCCTTAA
- a CDS encoding phosphatase PAP2 family protein, translating into MNNFWLIATGFGDSGFLLPAALGIAVWLAVDRSTRPAAVRWTLLFGGCGFIVMLSKLLFMGWGIGSAQFDFIGFSGHTALATSVWPVVFWLAARRRAPIVRTVAALSGWGWGIFIGVSRLALEVHSTAEVVTGALLGTVVSASFLRLHWHQSMQVRTPRWLALALALPLLFFIVGRPAPTQDALESLAAWMAGIERPFTRADLLQNRRAVHKPANGTQFLTKEQSFSRSD; encoded by the coding sequence ATGAATAATTTTTGGTTAATTGCCACCGGGTTCGGTGACAGCGGCTTCCTGTTGCCTGCGGCATTGGGAATTGCAGTTTGGCTTGCAGTCGATCGCAGCACGCGCCCGGCGGCGGTGCGCTGGACGCTGCTATTCGGCGGTTGTGGCTTCATCGTGATGCTGTCCAAGCTTCTCTTCATGGGGTGGGGCATTGGCAGTGCCCAATTCGATTTCATCGGTTTCAGCGGGCACACCGCGCTGGCAACCAGCGTCTGGCCGGTCGTTTTCTGGCTGGCGGCCCGGCGCCGCGCACCAATCGTGCGCACGGTGGCTGCGCTATCGGGCTGGGGATGGGGCATTTTTATTGGCGTGTCACGCCTGGCCCTCGAAGTTCACTCCACGGCGGAGGTCGTCACGGGCGCCCTGCTTGGAACAGTTGTAAGCGCAAGCTTCTTGCGGTTGCATTGGCATCAGTCCATGCAGGTGCGAACGCCCCGCTGGCTCGCCTTGGCGCTGGCGCTGCCGCTCCTCTTTTTCATAGTCGGGCGGCCTGCACCCACACAGGACGCGCTGGAGAGCCTCGCGGCCTGGATGGCAGGCATCGAGCGTCCGTTCACCCGCGCCGATCTCCTGCAGAACCGCAGGGCCGTGCACAAACCTGCGAACGGCACACAGTTCCTTACAAAAGAGCAAAGCTTTTCGAGGAGCGACTGA
- a CDS encoding polysaccharide biosynthesis/export family protein, whose amino-acid sequence MGINLTRFVYPMGWGFALMGALLLQGCAPGFNSVGAYEADQSLPPEFQYLPADGAPDGVITSISPALIRTLAESQPTAVSPDVKALFGESPVYTIGPGDVVGVIVYDHPELLPNAGAVITQQADPTGISVAPGFIVGADGQITFPYIGRVKLQGLTEIEASDLIAKRIATYIRDPQVTVRIQSFRSRRAFVEGEVRTPGLQIFTDVPMTLAEALSRAGGITANGDRSFVTLTRGDKTTLINLPNLQDLGADASRIPLRNGDVVQVRHRDESKVFVMGEIARPSALLMHNGRLSLNEALGEAGGPNLTSANTGQIYVIRNNARGLPAIFHLNAKNPAALGLAERFPLQPRDVVYIDSVPLVTWNRLASLILPAAQVINAGDEVWSRHR is encoded by the coding sequence ATGGGGATCAATTTGACACGCTTCGTGTACCCGATGGGGTGGGGTTTTGCCCTAATGGGCGCGTTATTGCTGCAGGGCTGCGCACCGGGCTTCAATTCCGTGGGCGCCTACGAGGCGGACCAGAGCTTGCCGCCGGAGTTCCAGTACCTGCCGGCCGATGGCGCACCGGATGGAGTCATCACCTCCATTTCGCCTGCCCTGATCCGTACCCTGGCCGAGTCGCAGCCGACCGCCGTTTCACCGGATGTGAAGGCGCTTTTCGGTGAATCCCCGGTCTACACCATCGGGCCGGGCGACGTCGTGGGCGTGATCGTCTACGACCATCCGGAGTTGCTGCCCAACGCCGGTGCAGTGATCACGCAGCAGGCGGACCCGACGGGCATCAGCGTCGCGCCAGGCTTCATCGTCGGTGCGGATGGGCAGATCACATTCCCCTACATCGGCCGCGTCAAGCTCCAGGGGCTGACCGAAATCGAGGCCTCCGACCTCATCGCGAAACGTATCGCCACCTACATCAGGGATCCGCAGGTGACGGTGCGCATCCAGTCGTTCAGAAGCCGCCGTGCCTTCGTGGAAGGCGAAGTGCGGACCCCGGGGCTGCAGATCTTCACCGACGTGCCGATGACGCTGGCCGAGGCCCTCAGCCGGGCCGGCGGCATCACCGCCAATGGCGACCGCTCGTTCGTGACGCTCACTCGCGGCGACAAGACCACGCTCATCAACCTGCCCAACCTGCAGGACCTGGGTGCCGATGCCAGCAGGATTCCGCTGCGCAACGGCGACGTGGTCCAGGTGCGGCACCGCGACGAGAGCAAGGTGTTCGTGATGGGCGAAATCGCCCGTCCGTCGGCGCTGCTCATGCACAACGGAAGACTCAGCCTCAACGAAGCGCTGGGCGAGGCAGGCGGCCCCAATCTGACTTCGGCCAACACAGGTCAGATCTACGTCATCCGCAACAACGCGAGAGGCTTGCCGGCCATCTTCCACCTGAATGCCAAGAACCCGGCGGCACTGGGCCTGGCCGAGCGCTTCCCCCTGCAGCCGCGCGACGTCGTCTACATCGACTCGGTGCCACTGGTCACCTGGAACCGCCTGGCCAGCCTGATCCTGCCGGCTGCGCAAGTGATCAACGCCGGCGACGAAGTCTGGAGCCGCCACAGATGA
- a CDS encoding low molecular weight protein-tyrosine-phosphatase gives MKSVLTVCIGNICRSPMAEGILAAGLPHLRVVSAGTGALVGKPADATAQKLMQGRGIDISGHVAQQVNQLLCRQADLILVMDMAQRRHLESAYPFVRGKVFRIAEAAKQDVPDPYKQDEAAFEHALALIDVGARTWIDRILKITKPEQQPT, from the coding sequence ATGAAATCCGTTCTGACAGTCTGCATCGGCAACATCTGCCGCAGCCCGATGGCGGAAGGCATTCTGGCCGCGGGCCTGCCGCACCTTCGCGTGGTGTCCGCCGGAACCGGCGCTCTCGTGGGCAAGCCGGCGGACGCAACGGCGCAGAAGCTCATGCAGGGGCGCGGCATCGACATTTCCGGCCACGTGGCCCAGCAGGTGAACCAGCTGCTGTGCCGGCAGGCGGACCTGATCCTGGTCATGGACATGGCGCAGCGCCGCCATCTCGAGTCGGCCTACCCCTTCGTGCGCGGCAAGGTCTTTCGCATTGCCGAGGCCGCCAAGCAGGACGTGCCTGATCCCTACAAACAGGACGAGGCGGCCTTCGAGCACGCCCTGGCGCTCATCGACGTCGGCGCCAGGACATGGATCGACCGCATTTTGAAAATTACAAAACCTGAGCAGCAACCGACATGA